The Kineosporiaceae bacterium genome contains a region encoding:
- a CDS encoding VgrG-related protein, with protein MPQPTFSSGFGVSINGTELSSLLLQQLVSGYVDDSLNLPDLVVLRFRDPDRLLLKATGASVGAPLVVSVSVTGRSAPQKLITAEITALEVEFDTTGSYTVVRGLDPAHRLFRGRRTDTWTQATASDVATKVAQRAGLTLGRIDSTSTVFDHVCQAGVSDWVFLNGLAREIGHEVAVRDGAFEFRAPRPAEDAPDGTAPAEEALVLRRSSDLLRLRAVVTAADQVSDVEVRGWDVAEKKALIGRHRAGTRSAQLDGATPADLAKTFGDPVYVTGDVPYRTQAEVDTAAQALSEQLGGAFAEVDAVARGNPMIRAGAAITLTDLGAPFDGKYVVTTSRHTFDQAGGYQTHFSVTGRQDRSLYGLVSGGGGNGTGIPPITGVTLAVVTDVQDPTNAGRVKVCFPWLADDHVSDWARTVHAGAGESRGAFILPEVGDEVLVAFERGDLRHPYVLGGLYNGRDTPPSGPAAVDSGSGAVTRRSVVSRRGHRIDLLDADSGAGVRLATGDDALELTLDASNTRITVTSNGSVEISGAQGISIKAGQGRLQLEGADISIKATTGLTLDGGAQATLKAALVRIN; from the coding sequence AACTGGTCAGCGGTTACGTCGACGACAGCCTGAACCTGCCCGACCTGGTCGTGCTGCGCTTCCGCGACCCGGATCGCCTGCTGCTGAAGGCGACCGGCGCCTCGGTGGGCGCCCCGTTGGTCGTCTCGGTGAGCGTCACCGGACGCTCTGCGCCACAGAAGCTGATCACGGCCGAGATCACCGCGCTGGAGGTCGAGTTCGACACCACGGGGTCCTACACCGTCGTCCGCGGCCTGGACCCAGCCCACCGGCTGTTCCGTGGGCGACGCACCGACACCTGGACCCAGGCCACTGCCTCCGACGTGGCCACCAAGGTCGCTCAGCGCGCGGGTCTGACGCTGGGTCGCATCGATTCGACCAGCACGGTGTTCGACCACGTGTGCCAGGCGGGCGTCAGTGATTGGGTCTTCCTGAACGGTCTGGCCCGCGAGATCGGCCACGAGGTCGCGGTGCGGGACGGCGCGTTCGAGTTCCGTGCTCCGCGTCCGGCCGAGGACGCCCCCGACGGCACCGCCCCCGCCGAGGAGGCGCTGGTGCTGCGCCGCTCGTCCGACCTGCTGCGGTTGCGCGCCGTGGTCACGGCTGCAGACCAGGTGAGCGACGTCGAGGTGCGTGGCTGGGACGTCGCCGAGAAGAAGGCCCTCATCGGGCGGCATCGTGCCGGCACCCGCAGTGCCCAACTGGACGGCGCCACGCCGGCCGACCTCGCCAAGACGTTCGGTGACCCGGTCTACGTCACCGGCGACGTCCCGTACCGCACCCAGGCCGAGGTCGACACGGCGGCGCAGGCCTTGTCGGAGCAGCTCGGGGGTGCCTTCGCCGAGGTGGACGCCGTCGCGCGCGGCAACCCGATGATCCGCGCCGGCGCCGCGATCACCCTGACCGACCTGGGCGCCCCCTTCGACGGCAAATACGTGGTGACCACCTCGCGGCACACCTTCGATCAGGCGGGCGGCTACCAGACCCACTTCTCGGTCACCGGGCGCCAGGATCGCTCCCTGTACGGCCTGGTCTCCGGCGGCGGCGGCAACGGCACGGGCATCCCACCGATCACCGGGGTCACCCTCGCCGTGGTCACCGATGTGCAGGACCCCACGAACGCCGGCCGGGTCAAGGTCTGCTTCCCCTGGCTGGCCGACGATCACGTCAGCGACTGGGCGCGCACCGTGCACGCCGGCGCCGGTGAGTCCCGCGGGGCATTCATCCTGCCCGAGGTGGGTGACGAGGTGCTGGTGGCCTTCGAGCGCGGCGATCTGCGCCACCCCTACGTGCTGGGGGGCCTCTACAACGGCCGCGACACCCCGCCGTCCGGCCCGGCCGCCGTCGACTCCGGGTCCGGGGCGGTCACCCGGCGCTCGGTGGTCTCGCGGCGCGGCCACCGGATCGACCTGCTGGACGCCGACTCCGGCGCCGGCGTCCGGTTGGCCACCGGCGACGACGCGCTCGAACTGACACTCGACGCGAGCAACACCCGGATCACCGTCACCAGCAACGGCAGCGTCGAGATCTCTGGCGCACAAGGGATCTCGATCAAAGCCGGGCAGGGCCGACTGCAGCTCGAAGGCGCCGACATCAGCATCAAGGCCACCACCGGGCTGACCCTGGACGGCGGCGCCCAAGCCACCTTGAAGGCCGCCCTGGTGCGGATCAACTGA